TGAGGCGGCCGGCCATCGTTTCCGCACGCGCGCGGACACGGAAGTGCTCGTGCACCTCTTCGAAGACCACGGCCCCGCGTTCCTCCCCCGCCTGCGCGGCATGTTCGCCTTCGCCGTGTCGGACGGCCGGAGGTTGCTCCTGGCGCGCGACCCGCTCGGCGTGAAGCCGCTCTACTACGGCTGGTCGCGCGGCCGCCTCTTCTTCGCGTCGGAGATGAAGGCGCTGGCGCGCGTGACGCGCCGCATGCACGTCTTCCCGCCCGGGCACTGCGCGCTGCTTGAGCGCGCCGCCCTTCCCGACCGGCCCCTTCCCACGCGTCCCTACTACGCGCTCCCCGAGGTGGGCCGGTGGGACAGCGTGCCCTGGGAGCAGGCGGTCGACGAGGTTCGCGCCACGCTGGCCGGCGCCGTGCACGATCGCCTCGTGGCCGACGTTCCGGTCGGCGTGCTGCTTTCGGGCGGGCTCGATTCCACCCTCGTGGCGGCGCTGGCCCGCCGCATGCGCGACGGCGTGCTGCACTCCTTCGCGACGGGGCTCGAAGGCAGCCCCGATCTCGCCTACGCGGAAGACGCGGCGCGGCGCATCGGCACGACGCACCACGCCGCGGTCTACACCGCCGCCGACGTCGTCCGCGCGCTCCCGGCCGTGGTCCGCGCGTTGGAGTCGTTCGACCCGGCGCTCGTGCGCAGCGCCGTCCCGATGTGGTTCGTCGCGCGGCTCGCGCGGGAGCGCGTGAAGGTCGTCCTCACCGGCGAAGGCGCCGACGAGCTCTTCGCCGGCTACGACTACCTCGCCGGCCTCGCCGGTCGCGCGCTCGACG
The Clostridia bacterium DNA segment above includes these coding regions:
- the asnB gene encoding asparagine synthase B, which encodes MCGIAGVWGADADSVRALGEMLRALSHRGPDDRGIWTGEAVALGHTRLSIIDVASGRQPLGNEDGRLQVVLNGEIYNHAELRRGLEAAGHRFRTRADTEVLVHLFEDHGPAFLPRLRGMFAFAVSDGRRLLLARDPLGVKPLYYGWSRGRLFFASEMKALARVTRRMHVFPPGHCALLERAALPDRPLPTRPYYALPEVGRWDSVPWEQAVDEVRATLAGAVHDRLVADVPVGVLLSGGLDSTLVAALARRMRDGVLHSFATGLEGSPDLAYAEDAARRIGTTHHAAVYTAADVVRALPAVVRALESFDPALVRSAVPMWFVARLARERVKVVLTGEGADELFAGYDYLAGLAGRALDEELAAITANLHWTNLQRADRMSMAHGLEAREPFLDTRLVDLAFRLPWSFKRPATGPGKRVLRAAARGLVPEDVIARPKAKFSQGTGTAEVLRAHAESAVTDADFRRARRPDGSPFASKEELLYYRLFLEALPEEAAA